The genomic segment GTCAACAACTTCAAGATATGCTGTAAGCGTGCATTTTCAAACTTCTCTTCGCAGTTGCTCACAAGTTCTCTGTCTGTTCTATTATGCCTGCTGTGGCATCATTTGTTTTAAAATTGTAATCCTATTTTGCTTGCTAGCTTGTATTTGGGAATTAGATGGACTAGATACTTGAATTGATATCTTTTAGCTGCACCTTTGCGTGCTCATACGCTTTCTATGAATTCAACCACTTGCGTTAAATACTTGTGTACTAGCTGTGACTACGTTTTAGTTTTCTACcaggaatattttattcattttcttcaaGTTAATTATTCATACAGCAAGAATATGTCTATTAGAAGCTACTACTGGAATCAAAACCACTTTCAGTGCCACTTCTGTAGTATAATTTCCGATTTGTTGACACATCTAAATCTGTTGCATTAAAACAGAAACTGACATTTTTTTTTGACTTAATGTGCTTTAAAATCCTCAGAAACAATATGGGGGGAAGCCCTGAATGGGACAATCGCATGGCGGAATCCTTAAAAAGTTTCGACCTCAACAGTCCTGAGATCAAGCAGCAGTTTGGTGAGTATCAAAATATAGATTGTTTTGTTCCCTATTTCTCAACCAAAACTCTGAGTTTGTTcacatcaaaatcaatatcatgTCTTTTTCTTAaatcaaatattcttaaaattttatattcatGGTTCCTCATCTTCTCTAACTGTTTCAGATGAGATAGGCCTTACTCCTGAGGAAGCCATTACTAAAATAATGGCAAATCCTGATGTTGCCATGGCATTTCAAAATCCAAGAGTTCAAGCAGCCATCACGGAAGTTAGCGTCTTCTTTGTCCTTTATCATATATTTCTGCTTGTTTTTGTGGCCTCCGAGCAAACCTTGCTATAAATTTATGCTTACAAACATTCTAATTTGGCTATTTATGCAGTGTTCTCAGAATCCCTTAAATATTGCCAAGTATCAAAATGACAAAGAGGTAACAATGAACAGTGACATATCTTGGCTTTCTGAGGACATAAACCATTTGAATTAAAATGAATACTATCTTGATGTTTCTCTCTACCATAACTTCTAGCTGTATGCTCCTGCCCTTGGGCCTTTTCCGCATTGAAGCTGATTCATTTTCTTTGTATCAGGTTATGGACGTGTTTAATAAAATAGCCGAGCTCTTCCCTGGGGTGGCAggttcttcttaatcatcttcgTCCTAACATGAAGACCGGTGATATGATATGCCATGATTCTTGAGATTCTGCAAGCTTTTTTCTGATTTCTGCTGCATGTGTCTCTGAGTTGTGATACCCATGTGCCTCAAGTTTGCATCAACATCTCTATTTTGGAAGTTTGTCGCATTAAGATTTAAAATATCATCTTCTTCCAAACTGTCAACAAGGGTGCTATCAGTCACCTCTCCTCTCCCTTGAACAATGTTCGTTTGTTTTGTCTTGTTCCTGTGGTTGCAAATGGAGTGAAAGCATTCAAGTGCAACACCAGATACTGACTAATCATTTCAGAACATTCATAGATTCTTGGTTCAGTTTGGGTGCCAACTGTGTTAATGTAGTGTGTGATATCTCCATTTTATGATCTTCCAAGTTTTGCTTTAGACCTTTTATTTATTCTAAGCGTTCTTGTAAACAAGTTTTTTAATAAAGCAATATTTATGTGGGCAGCACTTGTTGCAATTCTGTATGGATTCAATCACAAGTTATGACCGGGTAAGCATGCGTTTTTATCTTCAAATTATAAAAGGGTGGCTTTTGATTAATGATGCATTGTTAATGAAACCACGCAAAATGTTCTCAAATTTTATCTAGAAGATATGGTCAGATGagcaaaaaaaataagaaacaaGCTGTGAACTTGACCTCTTCCAAACGTTCTTGTTAAAAAGTGAACAAGTGTGGGTTTTTATGCTTTTGTTACATAATTATCTCTGGTTAGGCAGCTCATGGAATACaagttttttcaaaatttggaTACCTGCACAAAAATGTTTTGCATATTCAGAATCACACGTGCGATTCTGAAATGAgaagtatttttttatttttatttttacttttttttttggtacAGACCAAGGACTACCAAAAGATCCATCAAACGCACCTAAATtgtcgttattattattattattttttaaaaatgcatccaaattattaaataaaataaactaagtatttgtaaaagtaaaaaaatcaattttgcaAAAACaataaatgttaaattaaaatcttttaaaaaaatttaaattaagagcGAAATGAGCAAACACCACCAAGGAGACCCAGACGCACTTTCTGGTTTCTAGTACTTCGATTTTCGAACTCACTGAATCGATCGATGATGCCTTCTCCATCAGCCATCTATTACTCTCTGTTTTCACTTCACGTAGTCTTGCTGGTATTGCTGCTGTTGCCTCTTTCATCCATCTGGGCATCGGAATATGAGTTCAAATTGGATGGTAAAGTCTTGGAACTACGCGATTCCAATTTCGACGCCGCCATTTCGACGTTTGATTACATATTCGTCGACTTCTACGCTCCCTGGTGTGGCCACTGCAAGCGCCTAGCGCCAGAGGTTTGTTTCTTTTCTATGTTTACGACCTCATTTCATCTTTTTATAGTCAAAATCCGATCTTGATGTGCGGTGGTGTTACTATGGCGCTTCTTCGTAGTTTATGTTACGGATTGGCGTGGTCCCAGCAGAGTTTTGAATGGGAGAATTTGAAAAACACGATTGATGATTTCTGTGGAACTCTGTAAATGGTCTCTGCGTTTGTGGCACCTTTGATTTTGACTTGCTCTAACGTGCAAAGATGAAACTAAGTTCACAGTTGAAGTGAATTTAACCAAATATGCCGCATTTTTTTCCTTACTAAATGTGGAACTGACTTGAGAAGAGTCGAGAGTACGAAGCACATGAAATGACTTTATCATGTTTTAAGCCCATCAAGGGCTATGtcttttttgttcttcatttcttcttTCTTGTCCAATTTCCGTTTATTTGGCGCATGCTAGAAAGTTGACTAATGACAGATACGAATGTTAAAATGCAGTTAGACAAAGCAGCCCTGATTTTAGCTGGACTGAAGAAGCCCATAGTTGTTGCTAAAGTAGATGctgacaagtataaaagtctTGCTTCTAAGCATGACATTGAGTATGTTTCATAGCCTTGTGTCATATTATTATTCTGACCGCCTGGATTTTTACATTTATGCTTTCTTTTTATTTGGATGAACTTGTTAAGTTTTTGTTATCGTTCTGATATAAATTACTAAGATAATAGAGAAAGTTTTTGTAACTGTATATTTTGTTCATGCAGTGGATATCCAACTCTAAAGATATTCGCGCATGGAGTTTCTACTGAATATTATGGACCACGGAATGCTGATTTACTTGTTCGACATTTAGTAAAATTTGTTGCTCCTGATGTTGCTATTCTGAGTTCTGATTCTTCTATAAGAGAATTTATTGAAGCAGCTGGTAGTTATTTTCCTATATTCATAGGCTTTGGCTTAAACGAGTCCACAATATCAAATTTGGCTATCAAGTATAAGAAGAGAGCATGGTTTTCTGTTGCCAAGGATTTCTCTGATGATATAATGACTAAATATGATTTAGAAAAGGCACCTGCTTTGGCTGCAATTCACTTAGGCTCCAATGAACATAGCATTTTCTATGGGCCTCTTGAAGGTCAGAATGCCTCTACTTTAGTGGTTATATATTTCGATTATAGGCAtagatgcatatatatatattcttgagGAACTTAGTAAATGTTATGGAAATATATGAATATTATAATCACTTACGGAGTTAAGGTACCCCTGTGACTAATCATGGACTCAAACTTTATGGTGATACTAATCGTTATTGCTCCTGCTACGAATTGCAGAGAAATTTCTTGAGAATTACATAAAACATAATTTTTTCCCTCTGGTTCTGCCATTAAATCAAGAAACGTTGGAGTTGCTTGAGGATGATCCCAGGAAAATTGTTGTAACGATATTGAATGATGAAGGAGATGagaaatcaaaaggatttttAAAAGTTCTGAAGGCTGCTGCCTCTGAAAATCGTGACTTGGTATTTGGTTATGTGGGGTTCAAGCAGTGGGAGGATTTTGCTGAATCGTTTGATGTCTCCGAGAAAACAAAGCTTCCGAAGATGGTGTTATGGGATGGCAATGAGAAATATTATTTGGTACGTGACAGCACCTTACTCTATAAAGATACCTTCACTAATTTTTGTGGTTTTACATACTTCCTATATCGATTAAGATATTGCAAACATGCATATTGATGTCGCGTTGTTGTTTGAACTAAGGTTATCGGTTCAGAGAGGATTGATGAAACGGATATGGGGACTCAAGTATCAAGATTTCTGGAAGGTTATAGAGTAGGAAGAGTTATAAAAAAACGCTACGGTGGTTCTGTCTTGATGGATTTCATAAACTCACAACTTGGAGGGAGATATGCTCTCATTCTTATATTTGTGGCATTGGTAATGGTGCTGATTCGGTCAACAAACATGGAGGAGCCTCCGACTGTGGGTATCCGAGACCAAGTTGATGATGCAAGAGACTCCACCGTGCACCCAGAAGCGAAAGACTTGCGTCGAAATGAGAACAAGGAAGACTAAGTTTATGATTACTGAACCGCAGACAATTGTGATGACTACTAACAATGGCGAACCAATTAGTTCAAGGGAAGTTAGCGCAATTTGTTTTTAGCTTCTTGTGTCTTAGTTTGTATTAAGAAAAATGGATTGTAAGAAAAATGGATAAACCTACAGTGGAATGGAAATTCCAATATTTACCACCGGTGGACGCGAAGTTGATGAAAATCTGGACGAATTTCTCTTTTTGATCTGCGCATAGCATGTAGCTTCGTGGGCTTCTTACACGACTGGAGTGCACTTTGAAAAAGTTACCATAATCGAAGAAGGAAAACAAATTGGTGAAAACAAATTTAACAGACGAAGAGGAATTAAACTAACAAAACTTAACATCCGTACCAAAATAGCCGGAAAAAGAACAAGAAAAGAAGTAAATTCACAAGGAAAAAAATGCATAAACGAAGAAACTATATATCTTATGCTACAATGTACAGATTTGTAGTCTGTCCGCAACGTAAAACCATCCACAGCTCGATAGATGTATAGATCTTCCAGTCAAATCAACTTTGTATCCTGCTGTCGTCTGACAAAGCTTTGGCAAAATCAACAATCAGAGGTACCTTCATTAGCATCCTGGAAGAGACTGGGCTGATGCAAAAGGTGAAAAGCTTGCAGCTGACTCGCTGTAATGCAGTGGATTAGGAGGCCGACTCGAAGACCCAATATAACTCGACGAAGCATTGCTTGGGCTAGGAATATATGGAGACATGTATCTGGAATTAAGAGGCGATAGCGTAGGGTAACCCAGAGAGTGAGGTGAAATCAAGTAACTGCCAAGAGATCTTTGTGAAGACATATTTCTTAGATCGACTGAGCTTCGACTTGTACTTGAGTTAGGAGATTGATGGTAATATGGGTTGTGAGGAGTGGTAGAGACAGACTGGGGACGCGAAAAGGTGGTTGATTGCAGAGGTGATTGGCTGATTAGCATGGCTGATGATCTAAAAGATGATAGCGTAGATGATTCTGGGGATGACAGTAAAGGTGTAGATTCTGATGCTGGTGGTTCACCCGTGCTGGTTCTTGCATCACGCTTGCAGACTGGACAGAATGTTCTCCATGATGTTAGCCATGCATCGACGCATACGGCGTGGAATTCTGTAATAAAAGAAGTAACTAATGGATTACAATTTAAAAATTAGAGGAAACAAATAAATGCTATAAAAATAAGAAGAGGCTTACTGTGACTGCATGGGAGAATTCTAAGCTTCTCTCCAATGTTATAGTCTTCTAGGCATATGGCACACGTACTTGAGGTACAATTGTCTTCCAAAACTGCAGTAAAATTTAGGCTTGGCATAGCTTTTACCAGGCGGCGGCTCATCCCATGAAATTCTCGTACACGAGGAGCTTGAGGCCGTTCTCTTCTGATGCGATGCCTTCGAATGAAGAAACAAGTAGCTAACACAGCAGACATGGCGAGTAACGATATGAAAGATATAGCCATAATAGCCCATGCTGAGTTTTCATAGACCGGGGATATCCATATCTCAGTATCAACAGCACCAGCATATTTTGCCAGAGTTTCACCCGAGGCTTTGGATACAAAAACCGCATTGATCTTTACACCAGCAGAATTTCCAGCCACTACATTTTACAATACCAacaattcatgattttatagCGCAAATGGATTCTAATGTTTAATCAGCAGCCTCAATTCTATAATAACAGGCAAAATGATTGATGAAATCACAGTAAAGGTGTGAGCTGAAGATAGAACAATACTTGCAACTAAATCGCCATCCTCATTATCATAGACGATGGCTGCTTTGAACCCCGCAACTTGTGCTCTCCTGACTTTCTCATCAAAGCTACATACTCCTCTGATCATTAATGCAAATGGATACCTGGTATCATTCATTTTTGTATCAATTTTATTAGTCAAAGGAGAGCATGCGTCCAATGGTTCTGCCACGTATAATGTGCCATATATTCCCGACCCTTTCACCGATGGAGCTGAAATTGCAAAAATATGTATCAGCAAACACAGAACAAATCAGGATACTGACCTATTCTATCCTTGTTATTGGGAGATTGTCTAGAATAGAAATACAGTCTTCCAAGTTCTCAAATATAAACGCACAAAAAACTAAATGTATCCAATCCTTATACTCCCATCTCACACAGTTTCTTGCTATCCATTATTGTCTGAACTCAGCCAAGAAATAAGCTAATGCCTGACAGTTTCATTAATTTGCTGGAATACACGTCCTCAATTCTATGCTAAATCACTTGATAGTAAGGACTTTGCACGTATGATCTCAAACATAATGTGGGAGAATTGGGAAGCCTTGATCATCCTTTTGCAAGAGAAGTGACCCTTCTGATTCGATAAACTTTAACACCAAATCCAGAATTCCCcagctaaatttaatttaagtattaaaatatataaacatcACATCCACACAATCTCAAGATTCACCAGATAAAGTTTGTCCATCACCagtaattaaaataacttaaattATCAACAAAGGGAAAAATATAATGGGATCTAAATAGGTCCATCATGAAAAACAAGAAACAGCTTCGACACAGAACAAGAAACAGCTTCGACACAGAAACAAAAGACTCAAATCAAGCGCATATTGAATCACCTAAGAAATCCCAAAACTACGTAATAGATTGGTTTTTCGCCACCtgataaaaaattcaaattatccacaagaaaacaaaaaaataaactcACCAAAATTAGCTTCAATGTCTTGAAAGGATGAAGTAACATTGTTGCCAATCAAAACCACCTCCCCAAAAACCGTGCAAGCACACATTAAACAGAAAAGGCAGCGGAAAAATACCCAGAAATTCAACATAATTTCTAACCGCAAAGATCTCAACTTTTTTCAACAAAACCCGATAACCCCCCCGCTTTCACTCAGGACAAAATAGAACCTTTTATCTTGAAAAATAACTCTAGAGCTTTCTCAGAATCGAAACATCAGCTTCCATACTGCAGTACGAATCTTGAAGGGCTTTTGCAAACGCTTCGTACTTGGGTTGGTTCGATTTCAataggattattttattttaataatgaaaATTACATATATGCTATTTATATGTTTTGTCTTTATTTGTGTGGTGTGCTTTAATGGTGATCATCTTTGCGCTGGATGCATGAATATCCATCCaactaataataaataataaataaatatatacataatattaaataacatcAGGAGAAATTTACGATAATATTCAATCTTGACTTTAGTTGACCaaggaaaaataatttgatttttaCTCAAACTAGTGTCCTTAAAAAATTGCCAACAATTTATTAATATCTTCAATTTGATaacaaaattacaaaaatatcaATGCTATATTATAAactgcaaagaaaatatgttgGGATCGGTTATTGGGGTAACATCGTTGAGCtataatagctcggttcttgaaatattgaacaccgatgaattaaatcgagtttgatatgaaatcaagcggaaaacactcgaaataatccttcgtagaaaccgaataaatattttataaaccatttaagatatatgcaagttgaatgagtaaaaagattttcggttaaagcattttatcaaacacttggtatgcaaaattttggtatttgaagaacacataaaatgcttcaacaatgtatctttaaaactaatggaaatgataagtaaatgcaataaacaaatagacacgaatttgtttatggatgt from the Primulina eburnea isolate SZY01 chromosome 3, ASM2296580v1, whole genome shotgun sequence genome contains:
- the LOC140825644 gene encoding receptor homology region, transmembrane domain- and RING domain-containing protein 2-like, whose protein sequence is MLNFWVFFRCLFCLMCACTVFGEVVLIGNNVTSSFQDIEANFAPSVKGSGIYGTLYVAEPLDACSPLTNKIDTKMNDTRYPFALMIRGVCSFDEKVRRAQVAGFKAAIVYDNEDGDLVAMAGNSAGVKINAVFVSKASGETLAKYAGAVDTEIWISPVYENSAWAIMAISFISLLAMSAVLATCFFIRRHRIRRERPQAPRVREFHGMSRRLVKAMPSLNFTAVLEDNCTSSTCAICLEDYNIGEKLRILPCSHKFHAVCVDAWLTSWRTFCPVCKRDARTSTGEPPASESTPLLSSPESSTLSSFRSSAMLISQSPLQSTTFSRPQSVSTTPHNPYYHQSPNSSTSRSSVDLRNMSSQRSLGSYLISPHSLGYPTLSPLNSRYMSPYIPSPSNASSSYIGSSSRPPNPLHYSESAASFSPFASAQSLPGC
- the LOC140825641 gene encoding protein disulfide isomerase-like 5-2; this encodes MMPSPSAIYYSLFSLHVVLLVLLLLPLSSIWASEYEFKLDGKVLELRDSNFDAAISTFDYIFVDFYAPWCGHCKRLAPELDKAALILAGLKKPIVVAKVDADKYKSLASKHDIDGYPTLKIFAHGVSTEYYGPRNADLLVRHLVKFVAPDVAILSSDSSIREFIEAAGSYFPIFIGFGLNESTISNLAIKYKKRAWFSVAKDFSDDIMTKYDLEKAPALAAIHLGSNEHSIFYGPLEEKFLENYIKHNFFPLVLPLNQETLELLEDDPRKIVVTILNDEGDEKSKGFLKVLKAAASENRDLVFGYVGFKQWEDFAESFDVSEKTKLPKMVLWDGNEKYYLVIGSERIDETDMGTQVSRFLEGYRVGRVIKKRYGGSVLMDFINSQLGGRYALILIFVALVMVLIRSTNMEEPPTVGIRDQVDDARDSTVHPEAKDLRRNENKED